DNA from Hippocampus zosterae strain Florida chromosome 18, ASM2543408v3, whole genome shotgun sequence:
GAATTAAACACAAGTGTTTCCTGCTGATGATTTCAAAAGCTTCAGGCAAATAAAAGTGTGAAACTATtgcaaaagatggaaaaaatgagagctgttactccaaacacatttaaaaggaactgtgtatgtaaaaacaaaacaatagtaCGTAATGTATGtgactgaaaataaacaaaaccttTGAGAAATGTGTGGTCTTCTCTGTGGACTTTTGCTTAACATTGCTGTAAATcgaaatgctttttaaaaaaagttgaatataCGTGCAACAAGGTCACATTGAAAAAAGGAGTTCAAAATAACAATTTCtattttttgaatgcatttttattcttagTTATCATTCGTATAACCACTTCTTTAAGAATCAAGTATGCTGTGTGTGGATTATTCCACAGAAGTCCCAGTCCTTCACCTCTCACCATGACGAAAAAAATCTTCTGGTGAGGGAgataaacaaagacaaagtTTTACATGCCTCATTTGCTCTTTTGGTTACCAACACGGTTCAAACAGGGCTATTTGAGTGAGACGGTTATCCTCTCGGGTGGGAGGGAAATGATGGTATGTACAATATATATAGCGATGCTAACATGTAGCCACCTAGCATCGGGACACATTTAGCGCACCTGCAATGACCAGCAGCAGGTTTAAAACGACTGTCTCGTACCGTACAGTTTATTTGGTTCAACACATGATGAGAACAAGTCCATCATAGACATCCCCTCACGCACATCTTGCTACACAcgcgctttttttttgttttgttttgtttttttggtcatgaaCCCAACAAGAACGAGGAAGTGCAAGCGCGTTTACAGTGTGAAAATGTATGAATATTTAAATAGCACATTTAGgcattgatttctttttataCAAAAGACGCGCATTCACTCCTGCTTTTTGCTTTATGTACAGAACGGACAACAAAGAGCGAGGACCAATGGTTTTGTACCCAACGAGGTACAGAGACTTTGAGAAGATTTAAATAGTGTTCTATTTACACAAAGTCTCACCCAGACGTCACCCCAGGCGACGCCATCATTTACATTATGTCCGAGTTATTCAAACTTTTCACCGCCACGTCCGAGCTTGTGCAGAAGAGTTGCTAATAGAGGCAGATCGGATGCTATCCGCGGCTAATGAAGGCAGAAGTTGCAAACAGAAACACAAACTGTTTCAGACAAGTGTGCAGATTCATTCTCGCCTATTAAACTGGCTTTGAAAAGTCGTCTGCCAGCTGCCAATACGTTGTAGATTTAAGTCAACAGCACCAGATGAAGAATATATCACATTATAAGACAGTTTTGACATCTTGCGTTTAGTTCCCCTTTAAGTCCGTAGAGGTCAGTTGCCGACAAACGAACTTGCAAcgctaatgctaaaaaaaattctaagactgaaagaaaaaaaagcttcgcTCTGCCCTTATTTTGTGCCAATGCTAGTTGTATCTGCTAGGTCGGGTTAGCATacgattttgttttttgaagacacACATACCAGCGGAAATGAAGACAGCGTGGAGGGTTTATGATTGCAATCACAGTTAGCACCTATCCTGGCCCATTAGCTTCTTCTAAAATCTCAGTTGCCATCTTATTCAACTCTTTTGCTcagattccatttttttgtgataCGCTAGCAGAAGTGAAGACCCCTTGAAGTTTCCCACCACAACCGACAGCCAAATCTCGCTAGGAACAGTCACAAGAAACTCTGTAGAGTCTTTCCGGGTGTTCAACCCGCCCACCTTCACTTTATCCAAATTGGGTTGCTGCGATCAGGCCGGCGGGGGTCAACAGTGGCGACGGAGGCGGAGGTGCCGCCGGTGGCGGTGAGGTCGCTAAAAGTGGAGAAGAACTGTTCCATCTCCTTTTGCAGCATGTGATTGCGGCGCTCGGCGTCCTCCTTGGCGCGCTCGGCGTTTCGCAGTTTGATCTCGGCCATGGTGTACTTCTTACGCTCCTGGTCCAGCTCTTCGTGCAGGCTCACCATCTCCGATTCAAGGTCCAGGTTGCGCTGCTCCAGGCTGCAAAAAGGGCAGAGGGAGGTGAGCATGGGACGGACAGTCGTGTCGTTGACATACGGTCGCTCTCCCAAGGCAGGCCACTGGCTTCTACACTACCAGGAGCCTCTTCAGCTCCTGGGCTGGCTAATACTTGTGCAGTGCCCGCTAAGTTGGATCGGTTTTACGGGGTGACTCTGTCGGTTTCCCATCCACTTGACTGGCTTTTATGCGATCACTGTTAATCCTGCGGCGGGTCTCTGAGGCGGTGCGTGAATTCCTTGTGACTTTGTCGTTCTGCCTCATCCAATACCTGAAGCACCGCCTCTGGCGGTCAGGAGGACAGAGATCAAACCCAAATTATGGTTGTAACCGCTATTCTATAAACGGGTGACGACCAGTACTTTTGGTCCCTCGGACTCCTCGTGTGTGCCAAAGAAGATTAAGGGACTTGTCTTCAGGTTTCAATTTTTATGTGAAGTTAGGTTGTTGTTGTCTGAGGTTTACAGCACATTGTTTTATTAAAATGGcgaaaaggcacaaaaaaaagaataaaaatccaaatttgGAATAGAGGAAAGAGGGtagtccctgaaagggttcaaagaaaatatttagaaatatgtttttgttttcttacctCTTTACCCTGGACTCATAGTCAGTCTTCTGCTTCAGCATTTCCTGCTTGAGACTGGCCACCAGACTGTGCAGCGCAccgtgtcctcctcctccaccgtaCTTGCTGCAGTGCTCGCTGCCATTCCTCGCCGCGGCGTCCCCTCCTGCCGCCTCCCTGCCGGTGCGTCTGCCCTCGTCGCCGCCCGACTCTCCGCCGCCGTTGTCCTGGTTGAGGCCGTCCGTGTCCTGATAATGGCCTACGTAAAAGTCTTGCTCGGGgcaggtggtggtggaggagcgGCAGGACGTGGAGTTATCCGGCAGGGAGATCTCGCATGAGGACGTGGACCAGGTGGCGCTGTCCACACTCTGCTTGTCCTCGCAGCCGCCGCTGAGACACGCCACGTGCACCACGTGGTTGTGCTGCTGCAGGTTCTGATGGTTTAGGTGCACATTGTCATACGTGGACAGACGGTTTTGGTTGCAAGTTTGATCCCCATTGGGATAGTCACGCGAAACTTTGTTTGCCTCCCGTAGCGTGACGCATCCGTTCGGTAACCAAAGACCGCCCTGGCCGTTCAGGACCGTCGACATCCCATCAGGGCCGGACACTCCCATGCGAAGAACCCCATTGGCATTGCCCCCTCCCGTAACGCCGCCAGTGCCCATTTTTGTGCCCGAGCCCTTTAGCGTCCCGTTGCGGCGCCCCGGTGTGCTACCGCCGCTCATCAGTATCTGACACTTGTCCATGTTTGGATCCGAGGAGGGCGGCGAGGAGCTGAAGGACCCATTGGTGACGATCCCGCTTCCTTTACTAAATGCGGGGTTCTTTTTAACGGTGAGCGGCGGGTTCCGAGTGTTGTCGAAGCATCCCGGAATGTTCCGGGGGCTGGCGGAGCGTGGGGAGTCTCGGTTGTCCTCGTGCCGGCAAGGAGAGTCGACCGCCTCCCAGACGCACTGGTGTGGAGCCTGCGCGTTATTGTTCTCGACGTTCTGAGGTACCGTCGTCTGGGCCGCGGGTCGCCTCGGCAGCTctgcgttgttgttgttgacgagCTCCGACGGACCGGCGGGACCGTCCTCGTCCTGAGGGAAGAGTACGTTGTGCCGGCCGATCAAAACAGCCATCAGTTGCTGGACCAGGACGGTTCCTGTCGACACAACAACAATCAACTGTTTGTCGAAGACACTTCTGGAGAACTTTCAGTACAAACCTTCCATGATGGCAACCGGATCCTTGACTTTTGGCCAGAGGATGTTTGGCCCAAAAACCGTGGCCAAGTTCTGAACACTCATTTTATTGACTCCGGAATATGACTGGACTTCATCAAGAAATCTGCCAAGGAAATGCAAACttagagaaaaaaatcattcataaaCTACTCCAATCATAGTAGGTACCTGCAGATGTACTTGAGAAGATTGTAGTTGACCGGAGGTAAACCATCCACAAGCTTTTTCAGCTCTTTTATACCCTGCCAATCACAGAAAGCACAATGACCCCCAAATCACCCCTTCAAGGGCGTCTGTCTCACCGTGTCGTCCTCCACGCCGAGTAGCTTGGTGCAAGCCAGGAAGTCATCGTACTTGTGGAAGGGGACGACTGGCTCGGGGAGTTCTCGGAGATAAAGCTTCAGCAGCGATGCGACCGTGTGCACGTCTGTGTTGCTGCAAAGACAAGAaggatggggtgggggagggtcaCTTGGTCTTGTCAATGCAGTGTCGTTTTTATAAAATATGTTATATACAGAACGTCAAAGGGATTTGTTCCATTTATGTAGGCTACAACCATAAAGAGAGGTTGTTGAGATAAGGGGGAGGAGTTGACTGTTGGTCACATGACAAAAGAAACCCACCAATCGAATAGGGGCTTCTCTCCGCAGTCAAAAGCCTCCTGCAGCTCTTTGACTAGGTTGGCTTGCCCGGGAAGTCTGAAGAGACCCTCCTCGCAAAGCCCCCGCTGCCTGATGAAGTCCGCGCACTGCTCCACCAGCATGGGCGCCATCTTGTTCCCGTAGCGACGCTCGTACCGCACTGTTTCCTCCAGCTTCTGGCCAAAGATCCCTGCAACGTAATGCGAGAAAGATGAaacgtagtttaaaaaaaataatacacagatgcattagatccatccatccaccattatccgaaccgcttatcctcatgagggtcgcgggcgtgcctaggccagctgactttgagcagtaggaggagtgcaccctgaactgcttgccagctaaTTGCGGAAATGcagaaaatcaataaaaatgaataccaaaaaaaaaatactactaaGCTCACGTGTTAACTAAAATTGTACaaagttaaaacaaaaagaatttaCCCTGACACGTTAAAACTACCAAATTACGTTGCCTCCAGAACAGCTACTGCTAGCAATGACATATAATGAAAAatcccattgacatgctaatcGATAGCATGGCTAGAGGGTTGTAAAACCGCCACTCAGTCATGGATGCCccaaaacacctgattcaaattcaCTATTCCATTCACAAATTTGTTATAAAAATAGTTTCAAAGtgtaaaaaagtatattttcacatttagACAGACAGTACAGGGTATTGTCGTATATCCGATCAAATTGTCTAACTTGGCTCATTTGAGGCAAAAGCAGCACTGAATGTTGGTAACGCAGCTGACATCTCACACAACGTCTTTTTGTTGTACTCACCTCTTTTGATGCTGACACACTTCATCAACTCAAGTAGGAATTTACAGAAAGCCAACACACCGGAGCCTCTTGAATTCAAGTGCCTGCATTCCACCATTTTACCCCCAAAAATTGTTTCAAAACTAAATCCATGGAAGGCAAACAGTttcacccctccaaaaaataaaatcccaacacTTGAAGCTATCGATCCTTTCAGATTTGACAAGGAGTCTGGGTTCAGCCGACTGAATGATGCGGAATGTTTtgagcagaaaagaaaaaggaggtCAGCCAAGTCATGAGGCTCGAAAGATTTCCCCCCCAAGTCACATGTGTGCCCGGGTGAATGTGAGAAACCCGTACAAATGTATGACTCATACTTATTTCTGACACAAACGTCTGAAATTTCATTTCAAGATCACCTACTGCTAAGCCTGTTTGAAGTGGGTCGCTAAGCAAAACGGATGACATCACATGTAGGAAGTGGATTTTGGGATTGAACGTTTTCAACGTGGCGTCAAAGCAGAAGCACAAACTTGGTTACATTTCCCATGGAAAGATGCAAAGAATTTAATAAGCGATTATTTTTCCAAAGTCCTTcccatacacttttttttttaaaaaaaaggtcatctATTTTTACTATACACAATGTTAGTTCACTCCAGTCTGCCACGACAAAATTGCCTGGcatgtaaaatgacaaaagaccAGGTTCACCAGCTGCCAAGCCCATTTCAACGCAGTTGTGAACCAAAACAGTAGGACCTACCAAGGAAAATAAACAGTCTGTCAGATAAAGGGCAGAGTTTTACCACATGCTGTAAACAGCTTCCCTGTGCAGCATTCAAGATGATCTGACGTTCTGTGAACCGAGTAAACTTTGAAATGGGGCTCCTCTCACAATGTCTCGTTTGTTCTGCCCAGTCTGGctcttttcttgcttttttttcctccacttttACGTTACAGTCCTTTGAATAAAAATCAAGGCCTTCCCCATCTgtagttgagtaaataaacaccTCCCTGGGCCACTATTACAGCACAGGCTAGCTTAAAAGTTACAGTATGAAGCATTGCTGTGTTTTAATTTGAAGGCCAAATCCCCAAAACACCACTCGGCCCAACGTTCAAAGTTAACATGCAAACGTTCCCAAAGGACAAGCCGACCGCTAATTACCGTGCAGTATATCTGGAAGGATCCACAAGGAGAGGCCACGGCAGCACATCTCAGAAAGTCTAAATTCAGACCACGAGCTGGTCCACGACCCAACACGACATGACGTCCAATCCCCGTTTATCAGTCGCTCCAAATCGCACTGCGAGGCCCCTGAGCAGCCAATCGGGCCTCAATCTGCTGCTGCAGCACAATGTCAAAGAacgtgtgtgtaaatgtgtgtgtgtgcgggggggcAGAGGAAGGCCATGTTTCGAGTGGCATCATTGACAAATTGCTCATCCCTTTCACGAGCAGTCAACTGCGATGGACATCAAAGTCCAAACTGAGGGTCCAATGCGGCCCCCGGTGTTCACGGTGGTCCGCCTACGCATGTGGCACGTGTGCCCCGCAACAAGCACCCCGTGAACAGGCCATTAGTAAAAACCCCGACATTAGTTACGCCCTGCGCTCATCTATCCAATGCAGGGAAACCTGCAGTACAGTGGAcatcaaaagtctacacacccctgttcaaatgccgggCCTACATCATATAATACCATTAAGGTTGCCTAAAAACTTTACTActcaattgtaaaaaaatgaatgtacatCCATAGCTAAGGTCAGTTGTTTTGAATTGCAttttaattgcctttttttttttacagaatacAGTTTTTATCTTGAAGATGACAAATGCTCCATATATTacaaaaaactaaatctaatactaaaactaataaaaatttAGCAAACTCAGCATTTCTTGAAAACTAAGGACAAATCAAAACTGCCAAACTTactaactgcattaaaaaactaAATTGTAATTATTAAGTTATTATGATTCATGCATTAAAATTATAGTCTATATGTATCATTTATAATAATTAATCACAGATGACATTTGATGTGGATTTGGATCAAGGCACAATTTTTCTTCCTGTCAGTCCGTGGTTATTTCGAGCAAGGGTTTCCAACCTCTGGCCTTTAGGCCATTTAATGACAGCATACGTGGGTATCTGTAAACTAACCTCCACCAAAAGGCGCCCATATGACTCTGCGGATGGTCTTCACCCAATCCTCCATGTCATTCTGGGTGCTGGCCATAAGGAGGTAGGTCTCATGGTTGGTTGTCATCCGCTCTCTGTCTCCCCCTGTTGTCAAAAACAATGGAACACATATGCTGAAGCTGGCACAGGCGGCAAAAGCTCCCTTGTCAAGATCAATGACCATTCTGAACATCTGCCTGCAGAATTGATGGGGCGCAGTCATTTGTCCCcccaaatataattttaaaaaatgaaatggtgGGACACAACAAAGGGTTCCGCTATGCACGGAATGGCTCAGAAATACCTTTGAGGCCGTTATATGTACATACACTTATCCATACCAGCCGGTGACAGGACATGGCTAGCTAGCGTTAATGCTAACAATGATGTGATTGTAGCTGCTCCAGATGGATGCCGTGTGTTCATCTGTTACTCGGAGCTGACTAGCCGAGCAAAAAATGTGGAATGTTTAGCTGTTTGAAAATTGCACCTAACTGGACTTGTTTTTtagtttagttaaaaaaaataaaataaaagtagcgGATGACTTTGACAAGCACAATTTATCAATCCAACTTGGCCTGGCAAGCATTTTCCTAGGTTTTGAATAAATGTGGGTAATTATGAGCTTTAGTTTTTAAAGTGATCATCGGAAATAAATGACTTTTCAACCACATTGCGATTGCCTGAGATGCACCTGTACGTTCATTTTACGTCACCGCAAAACATCCCAACATGGAGACGTGGAGCTCTCTCGCAAGTTCAACATGAAGTCAAACAGGAACTACCATCGATTCACATGGACATCAAGCCAACGCAATGCACCACTGACATGATCTGAAGCAACCAACTTTACCTGATGACGAAGACAGTAACTGAGTACAATACAAAGGCAAACTATGCACGGTCGGATTCACCACTGCCATGCCTTCAACTCCAGTCCCGGATAATTGGGTGAGGGTTAGTAAAAAGTCTTTCAAGGGAATCCTTAACTTGAGGACGGCGGCGCTCCACACTGAGGACTGAACACAGCTGAGAGGGTGTGAAAGAGAAAGGTTTGCAGAGGGGGGTTGGtgagcacacacgcacacgcctcTCTTTAGCACAGTGACGAGAACAATGGGAAGATCTCGGCCGCGACCTCATAGGCAAACACACCAGGCCCATTCGCACCGTGACGCTTCTCCAAACACACGCTGAAACATGACGTCATCTTTTCGCTTTCCCAATATTTTATTCAATTAGCCGTCAATCTTTATTCCTTTTAAGAATATCCTTACCTTTCATATATTTTAGTCCCCACGATACCCCTCCCAGTTGATTACTTTTTCTGGATGTCGGGACAATAATTGTTAGGAcaataaaagtattttatttagcaaGTTGATACACTATACTGCATGTATATGGCGACAAGCATAATGGAACGGATCATGCACGACCTTTCAGGAATCTCTGCACCTCATCCTTTTCCGTGCTTCTGGGTGTCCCACTTTTATCAACGTGGGACAGTCCCCCCTCACCCATCTCATACCAGACTCCCCTTTCACGTGACCCCTCCCAGGTGTGTGATATCAATGGCCGACAATGTCGCTATCAAGGCAACATTACCTGAGTCCCCAAAGACGCTGCCTGCCAGGGAACACTGACCCCCATAGAGCTACAGCGGCTATCCATTACCATCTGATGCCCAATGAGTAACAACAAGcggggggaaagggggggggggggttctgctcGACTGACTCCATCTAAAACGTTTAAAGATTGGATCATGGCGCCCCCCTAAAAATGTTGAATAATTGTCTTTTGTGGCAAACGTGATATCCGAGCTTGAAATCTACCACTGTGGTTTTTCGTCTTTTGCAGCTGCCGGGACAGTCCAATGGGGTGGGAGGGCTGAGGGGGTCATCACGTTCAAGGGAGGTCACCGGGCTGTCCAGGCATCCAGGCAGCCTCCGTTCTGTTTTCATGCCAAGCAAATAAcacgctctgtgtgtgtgtgcgtgtgtgtgtgtgtgatgtgtgttcTGCCAAGGCTGCTGTAAATACACTATTATGTAAGCGCAATTCAGTGTAACTTCAGCAATAGGAACTGTCTGGTCAGAAGCTTGTGAGGGAATCGGATGACCAGATCCAGACACTCAAATACGTGGgtgttattattttgtctttttaaaagcaTCGCTTCTTCCCTTTGCCAGTTGGCTTTGTTTGTTTCAGCCGTATGACACAAAAATGGATCGGGATTTGGCGTGAAGCCATTTGTATCTTGAGTAAGTCCCCTCTccatgaaaaaaacatgcattctatcttagcaaaaaaaaaaaatcacaaaaaaatatggaatgCCTTGTGAATTTGAATCACGAGAGTGTTAACAACCccgtcaaaaaatattttataaaaactgtcttttaaaaatataaattaaaaaggtACAGAAAATgccgattcaaaatggatgaaaaaaatcaatttgtgttttaattcaacaaaaatCGCAGCACACCCAGCATTTGCAATATGAACCTACTTCCCGAAAGAGAGAAGAAACACAAGCGATGGAGCAGACGAGTTGCTCACTAATACCTGTTAATATCACCTATCAGCACCGATGACAGCCCCGGGGCCAGGTGCACACCTGCACTCCCCAAAGCCAAAATTGGTAGTCTGAGCCCATGTTTAGAAACCCtttgaaccatttttttaaaagaaaaagtccCACAACCTCCTGATTTACTGTGACAAATTGTTGCACATCAGTACACTAGTTGAGTTCTCCCTCCCCCCTGCGTGAGAAACTAAAAGATGAGCATTCAAGGGAGAAGGAAGGGTGTGTGATCAATTTCACACCGTTTTGCTGAGTAATGActttggagggggggcggggggctgtaaatgaacattttcatcTGCTGGATTGATTTCTGGTACTGAATGGATCTGTCAAGAAAGGGCCATTATTGTGATAGAAAGAGAGATAAATCTGAAGTTCATCACTAAGTCAGCCCCCCATCACTTCATATTGCCGCTTAGTGACGGACGTCGTCGATTTGAGGGGAGCGCTGCAGGTGGGGCAGACAGTGAGGCCCCGTGTTTGCGTCTTTCACCGTCATTTTTGACACGTGAGAGTCAAGCATTGGCTAATACAACATTTGTCTGTGCCGCCGCCACTCcacatctttgttgtttttctatgaCAAAGCCAACCAAAGCGGGGCTGGCTGGAtcggagcagaaaaaaaaaaatgggtcacCGTCGGGTAATAATCAGAATGCAGACGGTCATGCCAGCAGCTCTTGGCGGAGCTCGACGCTAGTTCTTCTGTCAGGCAGTCAGAGGGGGAGTGGTTGGACTTGAGTAACAGTTGTCGCTACATTCTTTTGGATTTTTATGTCCATTAATGGTATTGTGACGTGACGGGTAGAACACTCCGGGTTAAAAATCTTACTTGGGGAAACTATCATGGTCCCTGCCTACAGGTCTTCTCTAAGTGCCCaaaaccccctcaaaaaatgtaGCTCAACCAATTTCTTGAGATATGTATCTGGATctggaaatgaccaaaaaaattgacatttaaacCTCATGAACATCCtcactttaaattttttttaaacggttatGTGTAAAAGCTTCTCACTGATTTTAACATACACTGCAGTCTGCCTCAAGCAAAGTGACACATGGGCCAgctggatgcttttttttccccactaaagttggatttttttattccttGGACGAGACTTCTTCAAGCTGCATAGTTGGACTACAAACGCACTCGAGTGGCATTCAAACCACATGTGCGGTTTAGGATCTTATAGTTGCAAACTGCTGTGATGAGCAACTCCTCTTTATGTTATTTTCAGACACAGAACACACAGAACCGAATGAAAGAGTTCACAAACAAGACTGCAGAAGACTCACACCTCCTCCACTCAACAGAGGAGCGCCCCAGGGCAGTTTGCTTAGCCCCTTGATGTTCATGCGGAGGGCAGTTCCTTGGCAGAGAGTAAACCTGTCACAAGGAAAGAAGGGGTCTTTGGAATTTTGGAGCAATACCGAGGTCCCGAAATGTTCTCACAGATGTTATTGGGAGCATTCGCTCAATATCTTGGGACCAGAGTGAGACTTGGCTAATGAGAATTGGGACAAGTTAGAGTTTGAGTTAGGCCTGATAATGCGTCCTTCAGCCAGGTACTGCAAACTGAATTGGGACAAAAAGGTTTCCAATGTCGTAGTTGGGAACCAGAAAGTTACTGTAGAAATCATCTCTGTGGACCAAAACAGACTTCAGCGCCTATATGCTGGGCTGGGACATGGAACATCAAAAAAGCTGACACGCCATGCCGTTGCAAATCATATAAATTCAATGCATCGGAACTGTCAGGACGGCACCAAAAAGGAAATTCCATTGACAATTGAAATATTTCCATCGTGGACTTTTTGCAGATGGCCGCTAAGGGGATCTGGCCACCAAAACTGGTGGGAGACTTCCAAAGCGGATTCATTGCAAGCGGTAACTATGAATACTGGTGATGGAATTCAACCATTTCCAGGCATGACACGCCGATAGCCTCGAAAGTATACAATCAGTTGTTTACAGTGAAAATAAACTGGCTTCTTTCCGCTCATCAGTCCAATTCTAAACATAAATAGTCCAAAGGTCTAATTATATGAGCAAGAAAACGGTCCCAACCGAATGTAAACCTGCCTGCAGGCATCACTCAAAGAGACAAACCTGCATTGGAGTTAAGGTCCATGGGCTGCAGACGTAGACGAGCCCTGTCGCTGCTGTCGTTGACCCCCCGGCCCACCGGTCCCGCTTCTTCATCGGTTCCTGTCCCACGCCACAAATGGAAAACGCCGTCTTCCGTCTCTGCCGCAACACTCAGGCTTCGTTGCCCAACAGCGACTCTTGTCGTCCTTCCTTTCTTTGCAACCGGACGTCTTCATATAGATCCCTTTTTGCACGCAACCCTCGCGGGCGCAAGAAACTTCATTGCGGTGCTCAACTGACACGAGGTCAGATCGAGGGTAGTCTGCCTTCCCAgaaacttggggggggggtccctttTCCCCAGAGAGCAGAGACAATGAGCAAAGGTGGCGTACGTTGCTCGTCTCGGAGGAAAGTTAGAGGGGTGGGGAAGGCTGGAAGCCGGTGCAGGCCAGGGGAGGGCGGGAACGAGGGCTGCAGAGAGGGAGTCACGTCGTAAATCAAGTGGCCCTCCCCAAAGTGGAGACCTGTAAAATTGGCAGCCCAGGAGAAGGCACTTGGCCAAGTGACTCATCcacagtgctctataaatacagacaCGCAGGGTTTCCGAGGTTGCTGCTGCTACTGGTCGGCAAAGCTTTCTTGCTCTCGTTCTTGATGACCCACTCATCCTCTTTTCACTCTCCCCAATGGATCCCTCCCGTCATTTAGAATCTGGCTTTTGAGAGCGATTTCATTTAAAAGCAATCCAGTGAAAAGCAGAACTTTGCCAAGAATGAGGGAATCATCATTTGGATCAGCACCAAATTGTTGACATTGAAAGATGCCAATCTCCGACATATGCGTTTTGTTTGTCACGCTTacgcatgcatttttttcactgagagATGAAAGGGAGCAAAAATCCAGGATGCATGGTTTAAGCAAgatatttgaccaaaaaaaaaagggaaggggTCTTTTGCCTTGCAAacaataaaagcaataaaaatatcAGATTTTTTCCTGAGGAATCAGGGcaaatgtcaaaaatatatttttttatatttttgggaacttttatatttttggggatttTTATATTTAGCA
Protein-coding regions in this window:
- the arhgap24 gene encoding rho GTPase-activating protein 24 isoform X5 encodes the protein MVECRHLNSRGSGVLAFCKFLLELMKCVSIKRGIFGQKLEETVRYERRYGNKMAPMLVEQCADFIRQRGLCEEGLFRLPGQANLVKELQEAFDCGEKPLFDCNTDVHTVASLLKLYLRELPEPVVPFHKYDDFLACTKLLGVEDDTGIKELKKLVDGLPPVNYNLLKYICRFLDEVQSYSGVNKMSVQNLATVFGPNILWPKVKDPVAIMEGTVLVQQLMAVLIGRHNVLFPQDEDGPAGPSELVNNNNAELPRRPAAQTTVPQNVENNNAQAPHQCVWEAVDSPCRHEDNRDSPRSASPRNIPGCFDNTRNPPLTVKKNPAFSKGSGIVTNGSFSSSPPSSDPNMDKCQILMSGGSTPGRRNGTLKGSGTKMGTGGVTGGGNANGVLRMGVSGPDGMSTVLNGQGGLWLPNGCVTLREANKVSRDYPNGDQTCNQNRLSTYDNVHLNHQNLQQHNHVVHVACLSGGCEDKQSVDSATWSTSSCEISLPDNSTSCRSSTTTCPEQDFYVGHYQDTDGLNQDNGGGESGGDEGRRTGREAAGGDAAARNGSEHCSKYGGGGGHGALHSLVASLKQEMLKQKTDYESRVKSLEQRNLDLESEMVSLHEELDQERKKYTMAEIKLRNAERAKEDAERRNHMLQKEMEQFFSTFSDLTATGGTSASVATVDPRRPDRSNPIWIK
- the arhgap24 gene encoding rho GTPase-activating protein 24 isoform X3, which codes for MDEQSHGGPQQGGSQTGVEAFQERQGAIRCGWLRKQGGFVKTWHSRWFVLRGDQLFYYKDEDESKSLGAIFLPGNKVLEHPSSGDEAGKYLFEVIPGGDRERMTTNHETYLLMASTQNDMEDWVKTIRRVIWAPFGGGIFGQKLEETVRYERRYGNKMAPMLVEQCADFIRQRGLCEEGLFRLPGQANLVKELQEAFDCGEKPLFDCNTDVHTVASLLKLYLRELPEPVVPFHKYDDFLACTKLLGVEDDTGIKELKKLVDGLPPVNYNLLKYICRFLDEVQSYSGVNKMSVQNLATVFGPNILWPKVKDPVAIMEGTVLVQQLMAVLIGRHNVLFPQDEDGPAGPSELVNNNNAELPRRPAAQTTVPQNVENNNAQAPHQCVWEAVDSPCRHEDNRDSPRSASPRNIPGCFDNTRNPPLTVKKNPAFSKGSGIVTNGSFSSSPPSSDPNMDKCQILMSGGSTPGRRNGTLKGSGTKMGTGGVTGGGNANGVLRMGVSGPDGMSTVLNGQGGLWLPNGCVTLREANKVSRDYPNGDQTCNQNRLSTYDNVHLNHQNLQQHNHVVHVACLSGGCEDKQSVDSATWSTSSCEISLPDNSTSCRSSTTTCPEQDFYVGHYQDTDGLNQDNGGGESGGDEGRRTGREAAGGDAAARNGSEHCSKYGGGGGHGALHSLVASLKQEMLKQKTDYESRVKRGGASGIG